AGCGAAACGGGGTGCTGCGGAAGTCCGATGAAGATAGCCGCGACGAGGGGACATGCGCGCACACCGGGCCGCGCATTCCCACCGCGCTTCTCTGCGGGCCGCCGCCCGAGTTCACCGCCGCTCCACGCCATTCGCTTGCGAGGGGCCGCACATACCGGTATCATGGGACTCCACACCGCGGGGTGGAGAAGTGGTATCTCGTCGGGCTCATAACCCGAAGATCGGGGGTTCGAATCCCCCCCCCGCTACTACCGAACGCCGGTCCAGACGCCTGGGCCGGCGTTCTTCGTTTGCGTCTCCCCCGCCTCGGCACCGAGGCGGGTCAGTCGAGGGCTCCGGCGTCCGCGGTCTCGCGGACGCGCTCGACGTCCTGCATCGGCGGCTCGCCGAACGGGCGCTTGTAGTCGCGACTGAAGTGCGACGGGTCGTTGTAGCCGACCCGGTACCCGGCAGTCGCCGCGTCGGCGCCGCCCACCAGCAGGAGCCGTCGTGCCTCCTGGAGTCTCACCTCCTTCTGGAACCGGAGCGGCGTCAGGCCCGTGACGTCCTTGAAGCGCTGGTAGAACGTCGGCGTGCTCATGCCGAGGTCGCTGGCCAGGTCCTCCTCCATCCCGCCCGGCGTCAAGCACTGGCACGGCGCCGGACCGGACGCGCCCATGACGCACGTCGCGACGGTCGAGAGGCCTGCCGAAGGAGTGGCGACCGAGTGGATGGAACCGGTCACCGACGCACAGTACGCGGCGAGCGCCATGCCCGCCCCCAAGGCGGACGAGCCCTCGCGCGCCCAGCAGCTCCTCGGCGACATCGCCCCGGCCCTCGCCGACCTCACCGACGACGTACTCTACGGACAGGTCTGGGCCGACCCCGCGCTCTCGCCCCGCGACCGGAGTCTGGTCACGGTCAGCGCGCTGGTCGCGCTCGACCGGCCCGACCAGCTCCGGTCTCACCTCGGCCTCGCGCTCCGCAACGGGGCGACCGAGGACGAGGTGGTCGCGGCCATCACGCACCTCGCCTTCTACGCGGGATGGCCGAGCGCTGTCACTGCCGTCGGCCTCGCTCGCGAGGCGTTTCAAGAGAACTGACCCTGTAGCCCCCTCACCCCCACAGGCCCCCATGAGAGAACTGCTCACCGTATGCGCACTCGCGTCCGTGCTCGTCGCAGGGTGCGGTCCGCAAAGCGACGCGCCCCCCGAGACCGCGCAGGCCGAGTCCCCGACGAGCGCGGCCGACGGCCCGGCCGCAGACTGCGAGCCGCTGGAGACGCTCCCACGGGAGGCGCCCCAGTACGAACCGGCGTTCGCGGGCCAGACGCGGGCGTGCGGCGTCGCCTCCGACGTCGCCTTCGACGTCACCGTCCTCACGACGGCGCTCGAGAGCCCGTGGGCCGTCGAGCCCCTCCCCGACGGCGCGCTCCTCGTCACGGAGAAGCCCGGCCGGATGCGGATCGTCTCGGCGAGCGGGGAGGTCGGCCCGCAGATCGGCGGCGTGCCCGCCGTGGACGCCGACCGTCAGGGCGGCCTCCTCGACGTCGCGCTGAGTCCCACCTTCGAGGCCGACCGGACGGTCTTCTGGTCCTTTACCGAGCCCCGTGAGGGCGGCAACGGCACGAGCGTCGCGCGCGGCGTGCTCGCCCCGGACGGCACGCGCCTGGACGAGGTGCGCGTCATCCTGCGGACGCAGCCGACCTACGACAACAGCTTCCACTTCGGCTCGCGGCTCGCCTTCGCGCCGGACGGGACGCTGTTCGTCACGGTGGGCGAGCGCTCGGACACGACCACGCGCTACCAGGCGCAACAGCTCGACAGCCATCTCGGGAAGGTGCTGCGCATCCAACCCGACGGTTCGCCGGCGCCCGGCAACCCCTTCGTAGACCGAGAGGGGGCGCGGCCCGAGATCTGGTCGCTCGGCCACCGGAACCCCCAGGCCGCGGCGCTCGACGCGGAGGGCCGCCTCTGGGTGATCGAGCACGGCCCTCGCGGAGGCGACGAAGTCAACCTCGTCGAGGCGGGGGCGAACTACGGCTGGCCCCTGATCACCTACGGGATCGACTACCAGGGCGGCCCGATCACCTACGAGGGCGGCCCGGCCTCGGGGGCGGAGGCGCAGCGCGACGGGCTGGAGCAGCCGGTGTACTTCTGGGACCCGGTGATCGCCCCGTCGGGCGCGGAGTTCTACGACGGCGATGCCTTCCCGGCGTGGCGCGGCAGCCTGTTCGTCGGCGCGCTCCGGGGGATGCGCCTGGTGCGGCTCGTGATCGAAGGGGGCCGGGTGGTCGGAGAGGAGCACCTGCTCGCCGACCGGTCGCAGCGCATCCGCGACGTACGCGAAGGGCCCGACGGATTCCTGTACGTCGTCACGGACATGGGGGAGCTGTGGCGGATCGCGCCGTAGGCCGCGTACCCTCCTCGACCGACTCCACCAGACGCCCCGAGAGCCTCGCCATGGAATCCATCCTCCGCCTCGCCGTCCTCATCCTCCTGGCACTCGCCGCCAGCGGCGCGCGCGCGCAAGAGGCTCCGCCGTTCGCGGTCGGCGACTCGCTCGGCGTGCCCGGTGCGGACGGCTTCGAGGCGGTCTCGTCCAACGTCACAGTTTACGGCGCCATCGTCAACGCCGAGAGCTGCTCGTACGATGCCGAGCGTGGGCTGATCGCCGTCGTCAACCGCGGCGTCCCGCAGGCGGTCCAGGCCAACGACGCCTGGGTCTCGCTCGTGCGCTCCGACGGATCGGTCCACACGGCCCGGTGGATCGGCGTCCAGCGACCGGACCAGCGCGCCGACCTCACGCCGCCGCTCGTGCTCAACGACCCGCTGGGGAGTGAGATCGCGGGCGGCGTCCTAACCGTCGCCGACCGCGACGGGGGCGCAGGCCCGGACGACCCGAGCATGGCCGTCGTCCGCCGGTTCGACGCGCGGACGGGGGCGCCCCTCGGCGAGACGCGGATCGCAGAGTCACCCTGGATCAACGACGTCGCCGTGGCGGACGACGGGACGGTCTACGCCACACAGACTGGCGACCTCGGGCCAGACCCCGACCCGGCGACGTTCCGAGTTTACCGGATCGCCCCGGACGGGGGGGTCTCGGTCGTGGTGGAGGGCGCGCCGCTGAACCTGCCGAACGGGATCGCCCTCGACCCCGCAGGCCGCCTCGTCGTCGCCAACTTTGGCGACGACGCCGTCCTCACCTTCTCGACCTCGGGCGACCTCGTCGAGACGCGGCGCGCGGCGCAGCCGGGGAGCGACGGGCTCGTCATCAGGCCGGACGGGACGACGTACGTGTCCAGCGTCACGCAGGGCGGCGTCTCGCGCCTCCGGCCGGGTGAGGCGGCGGCACTCATCGCCCGCGGCATCCCCGGCGGCGCCTCGATGTGCTACGACGCCGGGGCGGACCAGCTC
This Rubrivirga sp. SAORIC476 DNA region includes the following protein-coding sequences:
- a CDS encoding carboxymuconolactone decarboxylase family protein, coding for MTHVATVERPAEGVATEWMEPVTDAQYAASAMPAPKADEPSRAQQLLGDIAPALADLTDDVLYGQVWADPALSPRDRSLVTVSALVALDRPDQLRSHLGLALRNGATEDEVVAAITHLAFYAGWPSAVTAVGLAREAFQEN
- a CDS encoding SMP-30/gluconolactonase/LRE family protein — its product is MESILRLAVLILLALAASGARAQEAPPFAVGDSLGVPGADGFEAVSSNVTVYGAIVNAESCSYDAERGLIAVVNRGVPQAVQANDAWVSLVRSDGSVHTARWIGVQRPDQRADLTPPLVLNDPLGSEIAGGVLTVADRDGGAGPDDPSMAVVRRFDARTGAPLGETRIAESPWINDVAVADDGTVYATQTGDLGPDPDPATFRVYRIAPDGGVSVVVEGAPLNLPNGIALDPAGRLVVANFGDDAVLTFSTSGDLVETRRAAQPGSDGLVIRPDGTTYVSSVTQGGVSRLRPGEAAALIARGIPGGASMCYDAGADQLVVPMVSNNGLAFVSLDTPDAARH
- a CDS encoding PQQ-dependent sugar dehydrogenase, which gives rise to MRELLTVCALASVLVAGCGPQSDAPPETAQAESPTSAADGPAADCEPLETLPREAPQYEPAFAGQTRACGVASDVAFDVTVLTTALESPWAVEPLPDGALLVTEKPGRMRIVSASGEVGPQIGGVPAVDADRQGGLLDVALSPTFEADRTVFWSFTEPREGGNGTSVARGVLAPDGTRLDEVRVILRTQPTYDNSFHFGSRLAFAPDGTLFVTVGERSDTTTRYQAQQLDSHLGKVLRIQPDGSPAPGNPFVDREGARPEIWSLGHRNPQAAALDAEGRLWVIEHGPRGGDEVNLVEAGANYGWPLITYGIDYQGGPITYEGGPASGAEAQRDGLEQPVYFWDPVIAPSGAEFYDGDAFPAWRGSLFVGALRGMRLVRLVIEGGRVVGEEHLLADRSQRIRDVREGPDGFLYVVTDMGELWRIAP
- a CDS encoding AraC family transcriptional regulator, which codes for MALAAYCASVTGSIHSVATPSAGLSTVATCVMGASGPAPCQCLTPGGMEEDLASDLGMSTPTFYQRFKDVTGLTPLRFQKEVRLQEARRLLLVGGADAATAGYRVGYNDPSHFSRDYKRPFGEPPMQDVERVRETADAGALD